ATGCCAGAGAAATAAGGTCCCACTTTACTCTCAATTCTGGGAGTACCTTTTCGCTCAGAACACAAAAGGAAAACTAAGAAAATATATTTCAAACGAGAGAAGTCAGCATATCTGTTCTCTTCGTGATTGTATCGAGCGAGAGCGAGATTTTATACTGACTTCTTTCCCTGCAGATCGAGCTCTTGAGGCCATTTCCTCTTTTTTGACTGAAGACTTACAAAGAATTTCCTTAACATACCAATCTTACAATACGAAATGGAAAGAGCTGAAGGAATCGAGAGATAGTTCTGCAGAAGAGATCGAACGGTTTTTCTGGACCTTGTCGGACCTTCGAGCGCGAGTCTTAAGAGAGAAGTGTGATTTTGGCGGCTGTATTCGGGAAAGATTGAAGCAGCTGTTACTCGTAGTATTCTCTGAAGGACGAGGTATTGATGAAAAAGGTCAGATTAAATCATCAATTAAATTAGACAGTCCTCTACCACCGGCAGAATGGAAGTTGAATAAGAAGGATAATTTATCTGAAATGTCAAATCAGAGTATCACCCAGTCACTCACTTGGAATGAGAAATCCATATCAGAGATTTTTAAATGGCTGGAGAAGCGGATGAGCAAAATGAAACCCCATCATTCTTTGAGGCTGATCAGAATTCTGATAGATATTGGTAACTGTATTCAGAATGCTTTTGGCAGTAGATTAGCCACTCCGATCCTGGAGTCAGTACCTCTGCTTTATCAAGCCTTTCATTCTGAGAAAGAGATAGAATCCGATGAAGTTTGTAATCAGAAAATACAACATCAACTTCGTCTTATATCGTCATACTTGAAAAGGGAGAGTACGCATCAGAGTTTTATTTCATCATTAAACAAGAATTATCCTCAGAGCTACCATAGTCTATTAGAACCCCACAAAAACCTTTTTAAGAAGTACAATGAGTTAATACAATTAATTGATTCTACATCACATTATCATGCTCGAAAATATTTCACGGTTCTTGCCCGTGCTTTAACTCTTCGCGGTCGAATCATTCGGCAGAAAATTCGCTATGCCGATTCAGGCAGTATGGAATCAGAAAAAATCACTGATCGGGACTGGGCTGAATTATTTAGTATACTGAATCGAGCTCAGGTTGGGTTGGATGATCGGCGCGGGGCTGATCGAACCAGTCTGGCTGTGATCTCACTTGAAAAAGCCAGATCATACCTGCTCCGCGCCCAAACTCTATTTGAGGGTGCTCTGAAAAAACAGGTGTATGGTCCTCTCATACTTGATTCCGATGACCGTTTCGTTGCGAGCTATCGACAGCATTTGTTCCTTGTCGATCCACGTCTTTGTATCGAACAGCGATTGAACGACGATAAGGAACTCACTCCAGTTGAAACTACACTCAAAGATCGCTTTAAGACGGATCAAGGCACTTTAGATCTAACGAAGCTAATTCAAGCAACTTTAGCTATTACAAGTGCCCTTCACACTAAGATAACCCACTCAGCGACAACAGTCGAATCGTATTCGATTCTTGATGAGCCGACGATTCAAGAATTTTTTGAATCGCAAGCAGAGGGCTATGAAGTAGTAGTCGAGATACTCCAGATTGAAGACATTCCATTGAATTCAAATTGGGATTTACAAGATAAAAAAGAAGATCTATTTTTACTTTGTTCAGAAAGAATCAGACGGGCTGAGTCGACCATCTCAGAAGCAACAAAATGGCTGACGGGAGGCAGGCGTAATGTCTGGTGGTGGAGAGAACTCGCCTTATTACGGGCTGAGGTTTTATTATTGAAATTATTGTATACGATCTCCCGTCAATCGATCAAAGGGCAGAAGGAGCGGACTGATATCCGACGACAATTCATTGAAGCGTTAACTGCAATCAGTGAAGGGGTCGATTGTATTCATGTTGTAGATGAAATTACCGATGACATGGATACTTCTATTAGAAGAGCAAAACGTGAATTCAAACATGTTCACTTGGGAATTTTAGTCGCTTTTACGTGTTTGACTGCAAAGTACTACGTTACTTCGAACAACGATGTCGATGTCGATAAAGTCTACGAAGAATGGAGCCATTTAAATGATTTAGGGGGGCTTCCCAAACTAAGAAACAGACAACAAGAATTCATGAAGGATCAAATTTTGGATTGCGCTAAGAGGCTTAAGCAAGTATGGGTTGAATCACGTGATATAGACAAAAATTCGGAACCAACATGGATAGTACAACTCTTATTTGCAATGAAACGAATCCGAACGCAAGCAGTCTTATCACGAATGAACTATCAGAACAGTTTTCCGGAAGAGTAGTCGTGCTCTGGAAGCATTCGCTAATAAAAATACTACCTTTGCGAATCGAAGTCTGGTCAGCATCATTTTAAGATTCTAGAATCGTTTGAATATGGGCTATCGCCATTAAAGCAGCTGCTCTTGGAAAAGAGCAGTTTGGGCAATTCTTGTTACGGTCCACGATCTAGAAACCCGAGATCAGCAGAAGTATCGAAGCCACAACTGTCAAAAGTCGACGGACCGTGAACACTGGCAAAAACAGACTTGGAAGATTTGGAATGCTGGTCTTCTCTAACAGAGTCATCTTCACGGCCTGAATTGCATACATTTTTTACTCGTAAGCACCAAGCGCACGCTTCAGATCTGGTAATGCTCTGATAGATAAAATAAAAGCCCCAGGTAATCGAGAGTATGAACATCTCAAAAAAACCTGTCTGCCCTCACCTGGATCAAACCAATATGAGGACAGCACAGGGCTGCACGCGTTAACGCTTGTAACGGTGATCCGGTATTCGAATCTCACCAGTCAGCAGAGATGAACCGACCAGTAGAAAACTCATCACGAGGAATACCACCCAGCTCCCGGTCAGCAGAGCTAAAAGTACTGATACTCCAAGGCTGCCAGTTAAGTGAAACGTGTTTAATTTGTCTTTACTGTTATAGGTCATGTAATCTCCCACAGAGTTTTGTAAACTAAGCTGACCCTGTCAGCGATGGCTTTTCTTAGAAGCTTTCTAAATGCGAACTCAGGTGCAGACGCTCTGATCTGAAGTCAGACTACGGCTCCAACCCTGGCTCCGTTCGCGCAGTTGGGATATCAGGTCCCGGATATGAGATACGGTTTCACTCAAGCCGCTACAAAGAGATTTCATTTGAGTCAAAACCTGATCCGTTTCGACGACCTGCCTCTGTTCTAACTGAAGTTGCTCAATCTCACGTTTCCGCTTCGTCCGAGACCGGGTTGGCGGTTGAGAAACAGAAGTGGACTCAATCCGCACAGCATCAGACTGGGGCCGCAAAGCATCCACCTGAGCAAAGAGTGCCCAGACATAGATCCGATGCTCGTCCCTGCAGAAAGCCGGCGTATCCGATCCACTCAGACTGATCGTCCGAAAGCCCAGTTGCAAAGCACGCCTGAAATAATGTCGACTCATGTTGGCCCGCAGATGTTCCCCGGATTGCTCCGAGCGACACAGGATATAATCCAGCTGCTGTCCCTGCCCTGCTTCACGGGCACACACCGTGACATCCCCATTCAAGTCCAGGGTCACTTTGCCGGAATCTGCCTGGTGAAATGGCTTGGGCTTCAGGGCAGCACAGATAAACTCGGCATCCTCATCAGAGACCTGAAGAGAAGCGATTGCTTCTGGACTTTGATTCACCAGTTCCATCACATCGGGAAAACGCGCCTTCTCGTTGATCCGCAGCCAGATTGTCCAAGGTCCCGATCGGAGTGCCACCCATTCTGCAGTCTTGCCGACCTCGACCGACTTTCCACGTCCCATTTCCCGACTGCACAGCAGGCGATTAGCAGGAATCTGGAACTCCTCTTCCCAGGGGAACTGGAAACCCTCTTGAACCAACAGCTGCCTGCCGTCTGTGCTGATCACCTGCCCTGCAGAACCACGTAGCTGCAGATGATCCAGTGCATAACGTGCCGAATCAGTCGTCACCGTTTCGCAGACATCCCCCAAAGCAACCATTAGACGGGACTCGTTGAGCTCAAAGTGATCGGGTAGTGCCGGAAATTCTACGCAGGCCGCTGTCGGGTATTCCATCAATTGCGGGATACCGGCTTCCTGCCATTCGACTTGAATTGCTTTCCCCTCCCGCTGAATCTGGACCAGATCCGACTGGGGACCGTAACAACATCGCAGCAGCCCAAACGGAGCGACCAAGTGCTGGTTCTCCAGTCCCTCAGCGGGAAGACGATATTCCAGTGCTACCTGCTGATTGGAGGTCCGAATCCGCAAGTGATGCTGGTCGACCAGAAATTCGACTGGCGGACCTGTTTGGCGGCTGGTAATTCCCAGTCCGCGACTGAAGCCGGTTTTCAACTCACGTATTAAAGAGCGAGATACTTGAATCATTGTTTCTCCTGTGCGATTAGTAAAACTACCCACCCGCTAACAGCCACCGGATGGGCACGGAAATAACTGCTATGCGAAAGAGTTCACAGAACAGGCTGGTTTATGAGAGCGACATTCCGCTCCAAATCCACTTGATCCCAGTCCAGGATCTGAGGCGGCAGGTTACAGGGCTCGGGATCAAAATTGACAATCGTGGGATCTGCCAGACTGAAGCCACGAGACTGGACTTCTCGAAGATCCTCACCGGTAGCTCCGGCGACCTGCTGTTCGAGTTGAGTTTGTGTCATTTGCATTAACTCCTGTTAAGTTTAGGAAAACGCTGCTCCCTTGGAGCAGCGTGAATACACACCGCCCCGCAGGGCACATCAGAGATACTTCTACCGCGAATTCGTCAGCCAATGCATCTCCAGCCACTCCCGTTCCGCGTGCAGGGCATCACTTCGATTTCGATAGGGGCCCAGTAACGGACCTGCTACTGGTGACAGGTCGGTAGACCAGTTTCCCTGCTGATCCGGCTCGACATAAGAACCACGTTTTATCTGCAGCCGTCCGATGCCATGCAGATCCAGCATTTCGTCGTACAGGCACCGCACGACACCATCTGTTTGAATCAGTATTTGCATGGGTCCTCCACTTATTTGGGTCGACGCTGGATATTGCGACGAGGTCGATCCACCAGCAACTGATCCAGGTGGTACTGCACTGCCGACATTTGAGAAGCCACTCGTCCGCGCACATCCTGACTATCACGCAATTGCTGCGGATTCACACCGGCAATAATCTGCCGGGCATTCGCCACCAGTTCATCCAGCTGTTCGTTGGAGCGGATATTGAGCTGACGAAACCGGTCAAAGAAATCCGTCAGGTTCGTGACCGCAGTATCTCGAAAGACCTTGGGCTTCCCGTCCTGTCGCCCCGTCAACCGTTCAGTCAGATGATCCACCATCTGGGTCAGCTCACTTAAAAACGCTTGCTCTGCGAGCTGCACGGCCTCATCAAACCGAGACTGCACCCGCTGGCACTCTTGTTCGTAGAGTTCCGGATTCAGTTGCCGGAGGTAATTCGGCGGCTCTACTGATGGGTAGTCATGCTCAATTTCAAACATGCCGATCAACGACGGTGGATAGTCATCCGGATTGAATAAATCTCCCAGCCGATCCCGGGCCGCATTGCGCAGTTCTTCATAGTGCCGATCCAGTTCGGCAACTGCCTCATCCAGCTCACGGCGAAAATCCGCAATCGACTGATCAAAGGCTGTAATTTCATCCTGGCGGATCAGGCGAATCCCTGGTTCCGGAAAAGGGAGCGACACGCCTTTCCAGTATGCAATCGCACGCCCCCGGATCGCCGTGACCGCCTTGAATGCGGCATGCCTTGTATCCAGCAGCTTCTTGCCAGCAGAAAGGTATTTCCCCTCGGCACCGAAAGAATCTGCTGCCTGGTTCTTCTGCTGGGCCGTGAGCGACTTTCTCACTCCCAGCCAGGTAAAGCTCAGCCGGGCTGCCGCCATGGAAGAACGCAGTCGCTCACTGGGAGTGACTGCCGTCTCAGATGGGGCTTCTTCAAGTAATGTTGTCATATCAGTATCTCCAGAAACAAAACAAGCCCGTGAATGACGACACTACGTCACGCACCGGCTTTCGTGGACTTGAAATGAAAATGTGAATTTAGTTAGTTCTTGGACGCTTCTCGATTCACACTACGTCGCGAGCGGGCTTGTTGCTGTGGCTTCCGGTAAATCCCCGACTGATTCGCCGAGAGACAACGACCACTGGCCCAGGACCGCAACTGACTGACTGATTCCGCTGCAGTAACTGCCACGGGAACCACGTTCTGAGCGGCCTGTACCAGGGGCAGGTCCAGCAGTGCCGCCAGACGACAGCAGGACTTTATTTCCGCCCCCGTCCAGTTCTCATCATCTGGCAGACACTGGTCCCGGTTGAGTTCATACTGGGTCAGATACAGATCCCAGATAGCGGCTTTCTCTTCCTGGCTGGGCAGGTCCAGAAAGAAGATCCCGTCAAACCGTTCGCTGCGTCCGAATTCCGGTGGTAGTTTGGAAACGTCGTTCGCCGTACAAACTACAAACACATCAGACTGATGATCGGCTAGCCAGGAAAGAAACGTCCCAAACATGCGGGAAGAGACACCTGAGTCGCCACTGCCGTTGAGTCCGGAAAACGCTTTTTCAACCTCGTCGATCATCGCCACGCAAGGGGCCATCGCATCGATCACTTGCAACGCCTGACGAGTTCGCTCCTCAGACTGACCTACCAGCGAACCCATCAAGTTCCCCACATCCAGGTTTAACACGGGACGTCCTACCTCCTGCCCCAGTGCTTTACAGAACTGTGATTTCCCGCAGCCGGGAGGAGAAAGCAACAACACGCCCCGTGGCCGCTTCTTCGGATCATCTCGACTCGGTTGCAGCAAAGCCCGTTTACAGAACGCCTTGAGGGCAATCAGTCCTCCCAGCTGACTGAAATCGTCATCTCCCCGATTCAGCGAAAGCAGGCCGCTCTTCTTGAGCGTCTGCGTCTTGAGCTCCCAGACCGCACCAGCAGTGATCCGTCCCTGTCGGACCAAACTCAAGCTGAAAGCGTTCTCTGCTTCCATGCGAGTCAGTCCCGCTGAGGCATCGAGTACCAGCTGCAGAGCATTTCCCTCCGGCAACTCCCCTGCCTCGGTGGCGATCCCCCGAGCGATCTCTTCCAACTGCCCCCGATCTGGTAACTCATGTTCGACCACAACGAACATTTTTTCCAGCTCAGTTGGGATCTGGACGACGGAAGATAGGACCACCAGGATCGTGCGGTTTTGCTTACCGGCGATGATCTGACGCGATAATGCCTGCGCAACTTCTGCTGATTGTATAAACCGATGAAAGTTCTGCAGAACTAAGATCGCCGTCCCATCAGGTGTCGCCAACGCGTTGATCGCACGAATGGCTGCCAGCGGATCGGAACTGGATGCCTCCGTCTCACTCTGTCCGGGGATGTTCAACCCAGAATCGATATCCCAGGTAGCAAGTTGCCATTGTTCGTCACGGCAGAGTTCGGCAATTTCTGTCAAAGCTTCCTGGTGTTCGTGGGATTCGATCCAGATTCCTGTAAAACAGGCTCTCACATATTCTGTTAATCGAGCTCGAATACTCAAGCGGACCTCCCTTTCAATTTAAAAAGTACTATTTAGATTGGATATGCTTCAGGACTGCTGACGGTTTGTTTGCTGCTGTCCCAGTTGCTGATGAAATTCAGATGTCAGCTGCTCTTCTGTCCGCTTTCCCAGGGCTGTTTCAATAAACCGACTGGCTTCGCGGCACCCTGCTCCAGAAAAACCTTTGGTTTCAACACGGGTCTGGCCATCTGTAGCGACAGTGATTTCGATGATTCGAGTCATTCAGCACCTCCCACCTGGACTGTTAACTTGATCGAACCATCAGCCTGGGCCTGCTCCGTCACAGTGTGCCCTTTACGACGCGCCTCGATGCGAGTCTTTTCGACGGCATAGACCTGGAGAAATTGGTTCAGGTGACTCCGATCTCCCCATCGCCCCTCAAAGTTGTCATACTGCAGCTGCCCACTGGCTGTATTGCAGACCACTGGATACCGCCACTCCGGCAACTCCACTCCCAACCCGGTGGCCTCACTGCTAAAGAGTTTGAACGTGTCCTGGACAGGCTCCGAGAGTTTGAGGCGGTGACAGGCCGAAGTAACAGCAACCGGGTCCCGTACCTCGGTCTGAATTTGAACAATATGTGACATGAATGAACTCCTTCTAGAA
The Gimesia aquarii DNA segment above includes these coding regions:
- a CDS encoding DUF2997 domain-containing protein; the protein is MTRIIEITVATDGQTRVETKGFSGAGCREASRFIETALGKRTEEQLTSEFHQQLGQQQTNRQQS
- a CDS encoding AAA family ATPase; the protein is MSIRARLTEYVRACFTGIWIESHEHQEALTEIAELCRDEQWQLATWDIDSGLNIPGQSETEASSSDPLAAIRAINALATPDGTAILVLQNFHRFIQSAEVAQALSRQIIAGKQNRTILVVLSSVVQIPTELEKMFVVVEHELPDRGQLEEIARGIATEAGELPEGNALQLVLDASAGLTRMEAENAFSLSLVRQGRITAGAVWELKTQTLKKSGLLSLNRGDDDFSQLGGLIALKAFCKRALLQPSRDDPKKRPRGVLLLSPPGCGKSQFCKALGQEVGRPVLNLDVGNLMGSLVGQSEERTRQALQVIDAMAPCVAMIDEVEKAFSGLNGSGDSGVSSRMFGTFLSWLADHQSDVFVVCTANDVSKLPPEFGRSERFDGIFFLDLPSQEEKAAIWDLYLTQYELNRDQCLPDDENWTGAEIKSCCRLAALLDLPLVQAAQNVVPVAVTAAESVSQLRSWASGRCLSANQSGIYRKPQQQARSRRSVNREASKN
- a CDS encoding DUF1257 domain-containing protein, translated to MSHIVQIQTEVRDPVAVTSACHRLKLSEPVQDTFKLFSSEATGLGVELPEWRYPVVCNTASGQLQYDNFEGRWGDRSHLNQFLQVYAVEKTRIEARRKGHTVTEQAQADGSIKLTVQVGGAE